One genomic segment of Nocardioides cavernaquae includes these proteins:
- a CDS encoding ROK family transcriptional regulator translates to MSAVQGATPATAGEVLALIRNGSAVTRSAIAAVTGLSRTAVSARLAVLMESGLVVEGEEAPSGGGRPPATLQFNSAVGVVFAVAIGRSRTQLAVCDLAGRIQAQDSRDHAPGLAPGARMTGIVERLRSLLDEAGRGVADVRAIGISIPGTVDHDAGASLDSPLLPGWDGVPLAPFFAEFADAPVFLDNDANALAASETGFLLATYDDLLLVKVSTGLGVGIVVRGELVRGAWGAAGELGHLKSAAAAGRTCRCGEVGCLEAVAGGWALVQELSARGREVEHVRVLVALAREGDAEARALIRESGRRVGEVLAQAVNLLNPAAVVLGGDMAAAYDTFVAGFREGLYANAASVATRRLQVLQSTHGEEAGIVGCTSMAVESLLEPARLDRMLARPLARA, encoded by the coding sequence ATGAGTGCTGTCCAAGGGGCGACACCGGCAACGGCCGGCGAGGTCCTTGCCCTGATCCGCAACGGCAGCGCGGTGACGCGCTCCGCGATCGCCGCCGTCACCGGGCTCTCGCGCACTGCCGTCTCGGCGCGGCTGGCGGTGCTGATGGAGTCCGGGCTCGTCGTCGAGGGCGAGGAGGCTCCCTCCGGCGGCGGCCGTCCGCCCGCCACCCTTCAGTTCAACAGTGCTGTCGGTGTCGTCTTCGCCGTCGCGATCGGACGCAGTCGGACCCAGCTCGCGGTCTGCGACCTGGCCGGCAGGATCCAGGCGCAGGACTCGCGTGACCACGCGCCCGGGCTGGCTCCGGGCGCGCGCATGACCGGGATCGTCGAGCGGCTGCGCTCGCTGCTCGACGAAGCGGGACGAGGTGTGGCCGACGTCCGCGCGATCGGGATCAGCATCCCCGGCACGGTTGACCACGACGCGGGCGCGAGCCTCGACTCGCCGTTGCTGCCCGGCTGGGACGGCGTGCCGCTGGCGCCGTTCTTCGCGGAGTTCGCCGATGCCCCTGTGTTCCTCGACAACGACGCCAACGCGCTCGCCGCGTCGGAGACCGGGTTCCTGCTGGCGACCTACGACGACCTCCTGCTGGTCAAGGTGTCCACCGGTCTCGGGGTCGGCATCGTCGTACGCGGTGAGCTGGTGCGTGGTGCCTGGGGTGCCGCCGGCGAGCTCGGCCACCTGAAGTCGGCCGCGGCGGCCGGCCGCACCTGCCGATGTGGCGAGGTCGGTTGTCTGGAGGCCGTCGCCGGAGGCTGGGCCCTCGTCCAGGAGCTCAGCGCACGCGGCCGCGAGGTCGAGCACGTGCGCGTCCTGGTGGCACTGGCCCGCGAGGGCGATGCCGAGGCGCGCGCGCTGATCCGCGAGAGTGGTCGCCGGGTGGGCGAGGTGCTGGCCCAGGCCGTCAACCTGCTGAACCCGGCGGCGGTCGTGCTCGGCGGCGACATGGCCGCGGCCTACGACACCTTCGTGGCGGGCTTCCGGGAGGGCCTCTATGCCAACGCTGCCTCCGTGGCGACGCGCAGGCTCCAGGTGCTGCAGTCGACCCACGGCGAGGAGGCCGGCATTGTCGGCTGCACGTCGATGGCGGTGGAGTCGCTGCTCGAGCCAGCACGCCTTGACCGAATGCTCGCCCGCCCGCTCGCGCGGGCCTAG
- a CDS encoding PLDc N-terminal domain-containing protein: protein MFSGAAVFVLVLLVLMLAFFVWWVLMLIDALKVSDATWSAAGESKILYVLLMVFLGVIGTILYVVIARPKLRLQSSSA from the coding sequence ATGTTCTCAGGTGCTGCGGTCTTCGTCCTCGTCCTTCTCGTGCTGATGCTGGCCTTCTTCGTCTGGTGGGTGCTGATGCTCATCGACGCCCTCAAGGTGTCCGACGCGACCTGGTCGGCGGCCGGCGAGAGCAAGATCCTCTACGTCCTGCTGATGGTCTTCCTGGGCGTGATCGGCACGATCTTGTACGTCGTGATCGCCCGTCCGAAGCTTCGTCTGCAGAGTTCTTCGGCCTGA
- the recC gene encoding exodeoxyribonuclease V subunit gamma, producing MTLFLHRAERTDLLADGLADLLADAPLADPFARELVVVPARGVERWLTQRLSHRLGVGAGGGDGVCAGVDFASPHSLVAMLLGTDDAPAGDPWAPDRLVWPLLEVIDASAGEAWCAVLTDHLGITSAVDDLRRNRRYAVARRLAGLFASYAVQRPQLVADWREGRSADGVGGVLADDLQWQPELWRRLVAQVGGPSPDQRHAAAVASLHAGGDGLDLPARLSLFGHTRIARSEVELLHALGEHRDVHLWLPQASAAVWDQLAPEVAAGPVPRDEDRTGLLVEHPLLASLGRDARELQRTLAPFVDPAILRHGCVPHPPDSDPTVPERPQQTVLGWLQHDLRSDSVPDPATRATRERVPEDRSVQVHACHGPARQVDVLREVLVGLLADDPTLEPRDILVMCPDVEAYAPLIGAAFGLPEVGGDAAHPGHQLRVRLADRSLAATNPLLRIAATLVDLAGSRLTATQVLDLAGEEPVRARFGFDDDALDRMRGWIAESGVRWGLDGPHRQRFGLDLGANTWHSGLDRVLLGVALSGDDHRYVGAVLPLDDVGSGDIDLAGALTEMLDRLHTFLDAADRATTVADWMAALGSAVAALTRADEPWQVTQFDRELSRITAGADGTSDTQLRLADVRALLESRLGGRPSRSNFRTGTLTVCTMVPMRSVPHRVVALLGMDDGVFPRSTIADGDDVLARRPVTGERDARAEDRQLLLDAVLAARETLVVTYTGAGEHTGSPRPPAVPLGELLDALTLTVDAAADLHVHHPLQPFDARNLTPGGLVPGQPFSFDRAALAGAEASRGHRDQPGPLVTKPLPGASVTEVSLADLKTFFAHPVRGFLRDRLGLAAPLEADPLADAVPIDLDGLQKWGVGDRLVRDVLAGMSPANGMTAELLRGLLPPGQLGQRELRDVVRRVQPLVANAQQLRSARQRTIDIDVELNGVRLTGTVSDVFGNDIVTVTYSSLGPKQRYAAWLDLLALTVGHPDEMWRSHALGRKGSGAQRALGGPLDERAEGWLADVLDLYLTGQRTPLALPPKTALAYAEEFGRLERGADAHPDTRAEKEWKTDPFHPFGMSGEDADPWHVRAWGADAPLDALLQAGLAEQSWRMWGPLVNGAELVRAL from the coding sequence GTGACGCTCTTCCTCCACCGCGCGGAACGCACGGACCTCCTGGCCGATGGCCTGGCGGACCTGCTTGCCGATGCGCCGCTGGCGGATCCGTTCGCCCGTGAGCTCGTCGTGGTGCCGGCGCGCGGCGTCGAGCGGTGGCTCACGCAGCGGTTGTCGCACCGGCTGGGTGTCGGGGCCGGGGGTGGCGATGGTGTGTGCGCTGGCGTGGACTTCGCCAGCCCGCACTCGCTGGTCGCGATGCTGCTCGGCACCGACGATGCCCCCGCCGGGGATCCGTGGGCGCCGGACCGGTTGGTCTGGCCGTTGCTCGAGGTGATCGACGCCAGCGCGGGCGAGGCGTGGTGCGCGGTGCTCACGGACCACCTCGGGATCACCTCCGCGGTCGACGACCTGCGCCGCAACCGGCGCTACGCGGTGGCCCGGCGCCTCGCCGGCCTCTTCGCGTCGTACGCCGTGCAGCGGCCGCAGCTGGTTGCCGACTGGCGCGAGGGGCGCTCCGCCGACGGTGTCGGTGGAGTCCTGGCCGATGACCTCCAGTGGCAGCCCGAGCTGTGGCGTCGCCTCGTCGCGCAGGTGGGCGGGCCCAGTCCCGACCAGCGCCACGCCGCCGCCGTTGCCTCCCTCCACGCCGGGGGAGACGGGTTGGACCTCCCGGCCCGGCTGTCGCTGTTCGGCCACACCCGCATCGCGCGCAGCGAGGTGGAGCTGCTGCACGCGCTCGGCGAGCACCGCGACGTCCACCTCTGGCTCCCGCAGGCATCTGCTGCCGTGTGGGACCAGCTGGCGCCCGAGGTGGCTGCCGGCCCGGTCCCACGCGACGAAGACCGCACCGGGCTCCTGGTCGAGCACCCGTTGTTGGCCTCTCTCGGCCGCGACGCCCGCGAGCTCCAGCGCACGCTTGCCCCGTTCGTCGATCCCGCGATACTCCGGCACGGGTGCGTCCCCCATCCTCCGGATAGCGACCCAACGGTGCCTGAGCGTCCACAGCAGACGGTGCTCGGGTGGCTGCAGCACGACCTGCGCAGCGACTCCGTTCCCGACCCGGCGACACGGGCCACCCGGGAGAGGGTTCCCGAGGACCGGTCGGTGCAGGTCCATGCCTGCCACGGACCGGCCCGGCAGGTCGACGTACTCCGTGAGGTGCTCGTCGGCCTGCTCGCCGACGACCCCACCCTGGAGCCGCGCGACATCCTGGTGATGTGTCCCGATGTCGAGGCCTACGCGCCCCTGATCGGAGCGGCCTTCGGGCTGCCCGAGGTCGGCGGGGATGCGGCCCACCCCGGTCACCAGCTGCGGGTGCGGCTGGCCGACCGCTCGCTCGCTGCCACCAACCCGCTGCTCCGCATCGCGGCCACGCTGGTCGATCTCGCCGGCAGCAGGCTGACCGCGACGCAGGTGCTCGACCTCGCGGGCGAGGAGCCGGTGCGCGCCAGGTTCGGCTTCGACGACGACGCACTCGATCGCATGCGCGGGTGGATCGCGGAGTCCGGCGTGCGATGGGGCCTTGACGGTCCGCACCGCCAGCGCTTCGGGCTCGACCTCGGTGCCAACACCTGGCACTCCGGGCTCGACCGCGTGCTGCTCGGCGTAGCGCTCTCCGGTGACGACCACCGCTACGTCGGCGCCGTGCTGCCGCTCGACGACGTCGGCTCGGGCGACATCGACCTCGCTGGTGCCCTGACCGAGATGCTCGACCGGCTGCACACCTTCCTGGATGCCGCCGATCGCGCGACGACCGTGGCGGACTGGATGGCCGCGCTCGGCTCCGCCGTCGCCGCTCTGACCAGGGCGGACGAGCCGTGGCAGGTCACCCAGTTCGACCGCGAGCTCTCCCGGATCACCGCCGGCGCTGACGGCACGAGCGACACCCAGCTGCGTCTGGCCGACGTCCGGGCCCTGCTCGAGAGCCGCCTGGGTGGACGACCGAGCCGGTCCAACTTCCGCACCGGCACGCTGACGGTCTGCACGATGGTGCCGATGCGTTCGGTGCCGCACCGGGTGGTCGCGTTGCTCGGCATGGATGACGGTGTCTTCCCGCGCAGCACCATCGCCGATGGTGACGACGTCCTGGCCCGCCGCCCGGTCACGGGCGAGCGTGATGCCCGCGCCGAGGATCGTCAGCTCCTGCTCGATGCCGTGCTCGCGGCCCGGGAGACGCTGGTGGTCACCTACACCGGTGCGGGCGAGCACACCGGCTCGCCGCGACCGCCGGCCGTGCCTCTCGGGGAGCTCCTCGATGCACTCACGCTGACCGTCGACGCCGCCGCTGACCTGCACGTCCACCACCCCTTGCAGCCGTTCGATGCGCGCAACCTGACGCCCGGTGGGCTGGTGCCCGGGCAGCCGTTCAGCTTCGACCGGGCCGCGCTCGCGGGCGCTGAGGCGTCGCGTGGCCACCGCGATCAGCCCGGCCCGCTGGTGACCAAGCCACTGCCCGGGGCGTCGGTCACCGAGGTGTCGCTGGCCGACCTGAAGACGTTCTTCGCGCACCCGGTTCGCGGCTTCCTGCGCGACCGGCTCGGGCTCGCCGCGCCGCTCGAGGCGGACCCGCTCGCCGACGCGGTCCCCATCGATCTCGACGGCCTGCAGAAGTGGGGTGTCGGCGACCGCCTGGTGCGCGACGTGCTCGCCGGCATGAGCCCGGCCAACGGCATGACCGCCGAGCTCCTGCGCGGTCTCCTTCCGCCAGGGCAGCTGGGTCAGCGGGAGCTGCGCGACGTCGTACGCCGCGTCCAGCCGCTCGTCGCCAACGCCCAGCAGCTGCGCAGTGCGCGACAGCGGACGATCGACATCGACGTCGAGCTCAACGGTGTCCGGCTCACCGGCACCGTGTCCGATGTCTTCGGCAACGACATCGTCACGGTCACCTACTCGAGCCTCGGGCCGAAGCAGCGCTACGCCGCCTGGCTCGACCTGCTCGCGCTGACCGTCGGCCACCCGGACGAGATGTGGCGCTCCCATGCCCTTGGCCGGAAGGGCTCGGGTGCTCAGCGGGCGCTCGGGGGTCCGCTCGACGAACGCGCGGAGGGCTGGCTGGCCGATGTCCTCGATCTCTACCTGACCGGCCAGCGCACCCCGCTCGCACTCCCGCCGAAGACCGCCCTGGCCTACGCCGAGGAGTTCGGCCGACTCGAGCGCGGTGCTGACGCCCATCCGGACACGAGGGCCGAGAAGGAGTGGAAGACCGACCCGTTCCACCCGTTCGGCATGAGCGGCGAGGATGCCGACCCGTGGCACGTCCGGGCCTGGGGTGCTGATGCCCCGCTCGACGCGCTCCTCCAGGCGGGCCTCGCCGAGCAGTCGTGGCGCATGTGGGGTCCGCTGGTGAACGGTGCCGAGCTGGTGAGGGCACTGTGA
- a CDS encoding UvrD-helicase domain-containing protein: MKAFDIRGPLPTGTTLLEASAGTGKTWTIAALVTRFVAEGHARLEEMLVVTFGRAASQELRERVRAQLVEAERCLASGDNAGDSELIDLLLDGAPDEIALRHRRIREALTGFDAATIATIHQFCQQVLRSLGVAGDSDAGAQLVEDLDDLLVEVADDLYLRRYAGSDDQPAFSRKEALALARAATADPRARLEPTAAGPEITAGVRVAFAEAVRKEFATRKRRLGLLGYDDLLGQLADALISPDSPARTRMRDRWSVVLVDEFQDTDPVQWQVFDRAFSGVATMVLIGDPKQAIYAFRGGDVTTYLAAAETASTKATLDVNWRSDAALLTRLQTVLEGAALGDPRIVVHGVRASQESSRLEGAGDPFRLRVLRPEELGRNGRRAVPVAAFRDHLWPDVARDIKRLLTSGATFDGRPIEPRDVAVLAHKHSDLANIQRALAAVGVPAVVAGNGSVFATPAAIEWLTLLESLEQPHRSARVRSTALTAFIGRSVEELADGGDELTDALAEQVRDWSELVVARGVAAVLEGAVAGGLVARVLGCVGGERMLTDLRHIGQVLHKVSTEERLGPVALTAWLREQIADDRTDSAGERTRRLDSDAAAVQLVTIHGSKGLEYPVVYLPTLWDRFPRDPDVALFHGPDGARCRNVGGPGPGWTEDLRRHQEEDSGETLRLLYVAMTRAQSQVVAWYAPASRNAPTSALHRLLLGRRPGTAAVPDSAPVDDTLVAKLDWYAANAGPVWEPALWASVPVESLPVSSEELAVRAFHRSIDTAWRRTSYSALTAVESSSPSSGAAALSEPEVVPRDDEPDGAQPAALAAAGAAAVRSPMAGLPVGATFGSLVHAVLEHTDPTAPGRDGGLRAELLHHIDEQLVWWPVPLDREELADALVAVCDTPLGPLAGEATLRQITRKDRLCELDFEIPLAGGDLATAATAAAGDVTLGDLVPLLEQHLPEGDPVRGYTSALQDPALGGQSLKGYLTGSIDVVLRVEVDGITRYLTVDYKTNWLGEMGADLSTLAYRPEALDDAMGHSDYPLQALLYVVVQHRYLRWRLPGYDPAVHLGGVLYLYLRGLAGPETPRVDGKPCGVFAWQPPVALVEALSDLLDGKRDGPAKGRTA; the protein is encoded by the coding sequence ATGAAGGCCTTCGATATCCGCGGGCCACTGCCGACCGGCACGACCCTGCTCGAGGCCAGCGCCGGGACGGGAAAGACCTGGACCATCGCCGCGCTCGTCACCCGCTTCGTTGCGGAGGGTCATGCGCGGCTCGAGGAGATGCTGGTGGTCACGTTCGGCCGCGCCGCGAGCCAGGAGCTCCGCGAGCGGGTGCGGGCCCAGCTGGTCGAGGCCGAGCGCTGCCTCGCCTCGGGCGACAACGCGGGTGACAGCGAGCTGATCGACCTGCTGCTCGACGGCGCCCCCGACGAGATCGCGCTGCGCCACCGCCGCATCCGTGAGGCCCTCACCGGATTCGATGCCGCGACGATCGCGACCATCCACCAGTTCTGCCAGCAGGTGCTGCGCAGCCTCGGCGTCGCGGGTGACTCCGACGCCGGCGCGCAGCTGGTCGAAGACCTCGATGACCTGCTGGTCGAGGTGGCCGACGACCTCTACCTGCGGCGCTACGCCGGCAGCGACGACCAGCCGGCGTTCAGCCGCAAGGAGGCCCTGGCCCTCGCCCGCGCCGCCACCGCCGATCCGCGCGCCCGCCTCGAGCCGACCGCCGCCGGTCCCGAGATCACCGCCGGCGTTCGCGTGGCTTTCGCCGAGGCCGTGCGCAAGGAGTTCGCGACCCGCAAGCGCCGCCTCGGCCTGCTCGGCTACGACGACCTGCTGGGCCAGCTCGCCGATGCGCTGATCTCTCCTGACTCCCCTGCGCGCACCCGCATGCGCGACCGATGGAGCGTGGTGCTCGTCGACGAGTTCCAGGACACCGACCCGGTGCAGTGGCAGGTCTTCGACCGCGCCTTCTCCGGTGTCGCCACGATGGTGCTGATCGGCGACCCCAAGCAGGCGATCTACGCGTTCCGTGGCGGTGACGTCACGACCTACCTGGCCGCGGCCGAGACCGCGTCCACCAAGGCCACGCTCGACGTCAACTGGCGCTCCGATGCCGCGCTGCTGACAAGGCTGCAAACCGTGCTGGAGGGTGCCGCGCTGGGCGACCCGCGCATCGTCGTACACGGAGTCCGCGCGTCCCAGGAGTCCAGCCGGCTGGAGGGTGCGGGCGATCCGTTCCGCCTGCGGGTGCTGCGTCCCGAGGAGCTCGGCCGCAACGGGCGCCGGGCCGTGCCGGTGGCGGCGTTCCGCGACCACCTGTGGCCCGACGTGGCCCGTGACATCAAGCGACTGCTGACCTCGGGGGCGACCTTCGACGGACGCCCGATCGAGCCCCGCGACGTCGCCGTCCTCGCCCACAAGCACAGCGACCTGGCCAACATCCAGCGTGCCCTCGCAGCCGTGGGAGTGCCTGCCGTGGTGGCCGGCAACGGCAGCGTCTTCGCAACTCCGGCCGCCATCGAGTGGCTGACCCTCCTCGAGTCACTGGAGCAGCCGCACCGGTCCGCCCGGGTGCGCTCGACGGCGCTGACCGCCTTCATCGGCCGGTCGGTCGAGGAGCTCGCCGACGGTGGCGACGAGCTGACGGACGCGCTCGCCGAGCAGGTCCGCGACTGGTCCGAGCTCGTCGTCGCGCGCGGCGTCGCTGCGGTGCTCGAGGGCGCCGTTGCGGGTGGTCTGGTCGCCCGCGTGCTCGGGTGCGTCGGCGGAGAGCGCATGCTGACCGACCTGCGCCACATCGGCCAGGTGCTGCACAAGGTCTCGACCGAGGAGCGTCTCGGCCCCGTCGCGCTGACCGCGTGGCTGCGTGAGCAGATCGCCGACGACCGCACCGACAGTGCCGGTGAGCGCACCCGCCGGCTCGATTCCGACGCCGCCGCCGTGCAGCTCGTGACGATCCACGGCAGCAAGGGTCTGGAGTACCCCGTGGTCTACCTCCCTACCCTCTGGGACCGCTTCCCGCGCGACCCCGACGTCGCGCTCTTCCACGGCCCGGACGGCGCCCGCTGCCGCAACGTCGGCGGCCCCGGCCCCGGCTGGACCGAGGACCTGCGCCGACACCAGGAGGAGGACTCCGGTGAGACCCTCCGCCTCCTGTACGTCGCGATGACGCGCGCCCAGTCGCAGGTCGTCGCCTGGTACGCCCCCGCCTCGCGCAACGCCCCCACCTCGGCGCTGCACCGGCTGCTGCTCGGTCGGCGTCCCGGCACCGCCGCGGTCCCCGACTCCGCACCGGTCGACGACACGCTCGTTGCCAAGCTGGACTGGTACGCCGCCAACGCGGGGCCGGTGTGGGAACCGGCGCTCTGGGCATCCGTGCCTGTCGAGTCGTTGCCGGTGTCCAGCGAGGAGCTGGCCGTCCGCGCCTTCCACCGCTCGATCGACACGGCGTGGCGCCGCACGTCGTACTCCGCTCTCACAGCGGTCGAGTCGAGCTCGCCCTCCTCGGGCGCTGCGGCGCTCAGTGAGCCGGAGGTCGTGCCGCGCGACGACGAGCCGGATGGTGCCCAGCCCGCGGCGCTGGCTGCGGCCGGCGCGGCCGCTGTCCGTTCGCCGATGGCCGGGCTGCCGGTCGGCGCCACGTTCGGCTCGCTGGTGCACGCGGTTCTCGAGCACACCGACCCGACGGCGCCTGGCCGCGACGGCGGCCTCCGCGCCGAGCTGCTCCACCACATCGACGAGCAGCTGGTCTGGTGGCCGGTGCCGCTCGACCGGGAGGAGCTCGCGGACGCCCTGGTCGCCGTCTGCGACACCCCGCTCGGACCGCTCGCCGGCGAGGCGACGCTGCGCCAGATCACACGCAAGGACCGGCTCTGCGAGCTGGACTTCGAGATACCGCTCGCCGGAGGCGACCTCGCCACCGCGGCCACTGCCGCAGCGGGGGACGTGACGCTCGGCGACCTCGTGCCGCTCCTCGAGCAGCACCTGCCGGAGGGTGATCCGGTTCGCGGCTACACGTCGGCGCTCCAGGACCCGGCTCTCGGCGGGCAGTCGCTCAAGGGCTACCTCACCGGCTCGATCGACGTCGTGCTCCGGGTCGAGGTCGACGGCATCACGAGATACCTGACCGTCGACTACAAGACCAACTGGCTGGGGGAGATGGGTGCCGACCTGAGCACGCTCGCCTACCGGCCCGAGGCGCTGGACGACGCCATGGGGCACTCCGACTACCCGCTGCAGGCGCTGCTCTACGTCGTCGTGCAGCACCGCTACCTGCGCTGGCGGCTGCCCGGCTACGACCCCGCGGTCCACCTCGGCGGAGTGCTCTACCTGTACCTCCGTGGACTGGCCGGTCCCGAGACCCCGCGGGTCGACGGCAAGCCGTGTGGTGTCTTCGCGTGGCAGCCGCCCGTGGCACTGGTCGAGGCCCTCTCGGACCTGCTGGATGGCAAGCGCGACGGCCCGGCCAAGGGGAGGACCGCATGA
- the recD gene encoding exodeoxyribonuclease V subunit alpha — MTTGIWESDDPVDTRRALSASGLLATFNAAGVLEAADVHVARHACAIAGEQDPQAALALALTVRAVRHGSICLALDEVAGELGVAPDLPWPDPASWLESLSSSPLVTQGVLAVEHGLLYLERYRRQEQQVADDLAARAAYPAPAVDRAALDATLARLYPDTRYAEQRDACAGAATRWTTVLTGGPGTGKTTTVKHLLEVLAEQVGPGARIALSAPTGKAAARLQEQVGLPAMTLHRLLGFRRDNQTRFRHDRSNRLPHDIVVVDETSMVSLTMMARLLEAVRPDARLVLVGDPDQLASVEAGAVLGDLVRGYRGRDDSPVAELETVRRYGTHIGELAAALRAGDADAAVAVLGAGHDEVRWLQASDEAIREAALPAALAVHERALAGDSAGALAALDRHRLLCAHRDMVSYWNHRIERWLSEATGDPLRDRMYAGRPLLVTRNDLALGVHNGDTGVVVLAGSGSARVVLAGPAGPIDLAPNRLADVETMHALTIHKSQGSQAAEVTVVLPDEDSRLLTRELLYTAVTRASGVVRIVGSEDALRAAITRRAHRASGLTRRLSGSLTY, encoded by the coding sequence ATGACCACCGGCATCTGGGAGTCGGACGACCCCGTCGACACCCGTCGTGCGCTGAGCGCATCCGGCCTGCTGGCGACGTTCAACGCAGCAGGCGTGCTCGAAGCCGCCGACGTCCACGTCGCCCGCCATGCCTGCGCCATCGCCGGCGAGCAGGACCCGCAGGCCGCGCTCGCTCTTGCGCTGACCGTCCGCGCGGTGCGCCACGGTTCGATCTGCCTCGCACTCGATGAGGTCGCCGGTGAGCTGGGGGTCGCCCCCGACCTGCCCTGGCCAGATCCCGCTTCGTGGCTGGAGTCGCTCAGCTCGAGCCCGCTCGTCACGCAGGGGGTCCTGGCCGTGGAGCACGGGCTGCTCTACCTCGAGCGCTACCGCCGCCAGGAGCAGCAGGTCGCCGACGACCTCGCCGCCCGCGCGGCGTACCCGGCGCCGGCGGTGGACCGCGCCGCTCTCGACGCGACCCTGGCCCGCCTCTACCCCGACACGAGGTACGCCGAGCAGCGGGATGCCTGCGCCGGCGCCGCCACCCGGTGGACCACGGTGCTGACGGGTGGCCCCGGCACCGGCAAGACGACCACCGTCAAGCACCTGCTCGAGGTGCTGGCGGAGCAGGTCGGCCCGGGCGCGCGCATTGCACTGAGTGCTCCCACGGGCAAGGCCGCCGCCCGGTTGCAGGAGCAGGTCGGTCTGCCGGCGATGACGCTGCACCGGTTGCTCGGCTTCCGCCGCGACAACCAGACCCGGTTCCGGCATGACCGCAGCAACCGGCTCCCGCACGACATCGTGGTGGTCGACGAGACCTCGATGGTGTCGCTGACGATGATGGCCCGCCTGCTCGAAGCGGTCCGTCCCGACGCACGCCTGGTCCTCGTGGGTGACCCCGACCAGCTTGCTTCAGTGGAGGCGGGTGCTGTGCTCGGCGATCTGGTCAGGGGCTACCGCGGTCGCGATGACTCTCCGGTCGCGGAGCTGGAGACGGTGCGGCGCTACGGCACCCACATCGGCGAGCTCGCGGCCGCACTCCGTGCCGGTGACGCAGATGCGGCGGTCGCAGTCCTGGGGGCTGGCCACGACGAGGTCCGCTGGCTGCAGGCGAGCGACGAGGCGATCCGCGAGGCGGCTCTCCCCGCGGCGCTCGCGGTCCACGAACGGGCCCTCGCCGGCGACAGCGCAGGAGCGCTCGCGGCGCTCGACCGGCACCGGTTGCTGTGCGCCCACCGCGACATGGTCAGCTACTGGAACCACCGCATCGAGCGGTGGCTCAGCGAGGCCACCGGTGACCCGCTCCGCGATCGCATGTACGCCGGCCGGCCGCTGCTGGTGACCCGCAACGACCTGGCGCTCGGCGTGCACAACGGCGACACCGGTGTCGTGGTCCTTGCCGGCAGCGGCAGCGCACGCGTGGTCCTCGCGGGCCCCGCCGGGCCGATCGACCTCGCCCCCAACCGGCTCGCCGACGTGGAGACGATGCACGCGCTGACGATCCACAAGAGCCAGGGAAGCCAGGCCGCGGAGGTCACGGTCGTCCTGCCGGACGAGGACTCGCGACTGCTGACGCGCGAGCTGCTCTACACCGCAGTCACGCGCGCGAGCGGCGTCGTACGTATCGTGGGGTCCGAAGATGCGCTACGCGCCGCAATCACCCGCCGAGCCCACCGGGCGAGCGGGCTTACCCGGCGACTCTCGGGATCGCTAACCTACTGA
- a CDS encoding acyl-CoA dehydrogenase family protein: MKRTIYNEDHEDFRSAVRTWLERSVIPNGEDYIAAKALPREFWIEAGAQGFLGLAIPEEYGGAGADDFRFNAVLAEELAKVNAALPTCVGIHSDITAPYLVELGTEEQKQKYLPKVASGECLLAIGMTEPSGGSDLAALKTTAVRDGDEWVINGSKTFITNGYSCDLVITAVRTAPELGPKGITLFAIPADAPGFSRGRKLDKVGMEESDTAELFFENVRLTDADIVGELNKGFIHMMVKLAQERIACAVANTAHAKQILEETIKYAHDRQAFGQSIGKFQHIKFLLAELVTQIEVCETYMDKCVDAHTRGELTAVDAAKAKWWSSQAQSEVLDHCVQIHGGYGFMNEYRVARAWRDARVTKIWAGSNEIMKELIGREIGF; encoded by the coding sequence ATGAAGCGCACGATCTACAACGAGGACCACGAGGACTTCCGCAGCGCAGTGCGGACCTGGCTCGAGCGCTCCGTGATCCCCAACGGCGAGGACTACATCGCCGCGAAGGCACTGCCGCGCGAGTTCTGGATCGAGGCCGGCGCCCAGGGCTTCCTCGGCCTCGCGATCCCCGAGGAGTACGGCGGCGCCGGCGCCGACGACTTCCGCTTCAACGCCGTTCTGGCCGAGGAGCTGGCCAAGGTCAACGCCGCGCTCCCGACCTGCGTCGGCATCCACTCCGACATCACCGCGCCGTACCTCGTCGAGCTCGGCACCGAGGAGCAGAAGCAGAAGTACCTGCCCAAGGTCGCCTCGGGTGAGTGCCTGCTCGCGATCGGCATGACCGAGCCCTCCGGCGGCTCCGACCTGGCCGCGCTGAAGACCACCGCGGTCCGCGACGGCGACGAGTGGGTCATCAACGGCTCGAAGACCTTCATCACCAACGGCTACTCCTGCGACCTGGTGATCACCGCCGTCCGCACCGCTCCGGAGCTCGGCCCCAAGGGCATCACGCTCTTCGCGATCCCGGCCGACGCCCCCGGCTTCAGCCGCGGCCGCAAGCTGGACAAGGTCGGCATGGAGGAGTCGGACACCGCTGAGCTCTTCTTCGAGAACGTCCGCCTCACCGACGCCGACATCGTGGGCGAGCTCAACAAGGGCTTCATCCACATGATGGTGAAGCTGGCCCAGGAGCGCATCGCGTGCGCGGTCGCCAACACGGCCCACGCCAAGCAGATCCTCGAGGAGACGATCAAGTACGCCCACGACCGCCAGGCCTTCGGCCAGTCGATCGGCAAGTTCCAGCACATCAAGTTCCTGCTGGCCGAGCTGGTCACCCAGATCGAGGTCTGCGAGACCTACATGGACAAGTGCGTCGACGCGCACACCCGTGGCGAGCTGACCGCGGTCGACGCGGCCAAGGCCAAGTGGTGGTCCTCGCAGGCGCAGTCCGAGGTCCTCGACCACTGCGTCCAGATCCACGGCGGCTACGGCTTCATGAACGAGTACCGCGTGGCCCGCGCCTGGCGCGACGCCCGCGTCACGAAGATCTGGGCCGGTTCGAACGAGATCATGAAGGAGCTCATCGGCCGCGAGATCGGCTTCTGA